From Carassius auratus strain Wakin chromosome 22, ASM336829v1, whole genome shotgun sequence, a single genomic window includes:
- the LOC113040261 gene encoding uncharacterized protein LOC113040261 has protein sequence MKLVFISLFVLFWCLLDHGACGVDTDRVSVSVMEGEPVTLHTDVTTNQQEKIRWYFNGVQIAQITGDLHFICTDVQCNEGTERFRDRLKLDHHTGSLTIMNTRTTDSGDYQLKVIHSSGISEKIFNVTIYSFFADGEDGVLVFLTEGDSVTFQTRVIANQQDRIRWYFNSNRIAEISGDLSKICTDVQCKERFRDRLKLDHQTGSLTIMNIRTTDSGLYHLKTSINSERDKTFIFAIRGVSAAEQNETNSVMEGESVTLHPGKIENPNDCKMWYFKDIFIVQISGDQSKICTDDECKERFRDRLKLDHQTGSLTITNTRTTDSGDYTLQITSSSSFSITRVKRLSVNVIAVPDPGQSSAAVAGIVIVVLLVVALVAAAGVIYCRRRRQTAVTQNDVDANNSQLKESKRLSGTEHQ, from the exons GTGCATGTGGTGTTGATACAGACAGagtgtcagtgtcagtgatggagggagaaccagtcactctacacactgatgtTACAACAAACCAACAAGAGAAGATTAGATGGTATTTTAACGGTGttcaaatagctcaaatcactgGAGATCTCCATTttatctgtacagatgttcagtgtaatgaaggtactgagagattcagagacagactgaagctggatcatcatactggatctctgaccatcatgaacaccagAACTACAGACTCTGGAGATTATCAACTGAAGGTCATCCACAGCAGCGGCATTAGTGAAAAGATCTTCAATGTTACCATCTATA GTTTTTTCGCTGATGGTGAAGATGGAGTGTTAGTGTTTTtgacggagggagattcagtcactttTCAAACTAGAGTTATAGCAAACCAACAAGACAGAATTAGATGGTATTTTAATAGCAATCGCATCGCTGAAATCAGTGGAGATCTcagtaagatctgtacagatgttcagtgtaaagagagattcagagacagactgaagctggatcatcagactggatctctgaccatcatgaacatcagaaccacagactctggactttatcacCTCAAGACTAGCATAAACAGTGAGAGGGACAAGACCTTCATTTTTGCCATACGTG GTGTTTCTGCCgctgaacaaaatgaaacaaactcagtgatggagggagaatctgtcactttacATCCTGGTAAAATAGAAAACCCAAATGATTGTAAGATGTggtattttaaagacatttttatcgtTCAGATCAgtggagatcagagtaagatctgtacagatgatgagtgtaaagagagattcagagacagactgaagctggatcatcagactggatctctgaccatcacgaACACCAGAACTACAGACTCTGGAGATTATACACTACAGATCACCAGCAGCAGCAGTTTTAGTATCACCAGAGTGAAAAGATTAAGTGTTAATGTCATTG CTGTTCCAGATCCAGGTCagtcttcagctgctgtagcaggAATAGTTATTGTTGTTCTGCTGGTGGTTGCTCTTGTAGCTGCTGCTGGTGTGATTTACTGTCGCCGCAGGAGACAAACAGCTGTAACACAGAAT GACGTAGATGCTAATAACTCGCAGCTCAAAGAATCCAAAAGATTGAGTGGCACTGAACATCAATga